TGCCCGAGTCGGATGTAACCTAGCCCTGCCTCCTGAAGCACCTTCAGCTTCCCGGCGATACGGGGGAGATCCCGGAAATGCTCCACCGCCTCGTCCACGGAGAGGTCCAGGACATCGGCCACCGAAAGCCCCCGATGCCGCACCTCCAGGGTTTCCCGATTGTAGCGTTTTCCCTTGCACACCTCGCACTGCACGAACACGTCGGGCAGGAAGAGCATGGCAACCCGAAGAACCCCGTCCCCCCCGCAGGCCTCGCAGCGCCCCCCCTTCACGTTGAAGCTGAAGCGTCCGGGGCCGTAGCCCCGCAGCTTCGACTCCGGGAGCTGGGCAAAGAACTCCCGAATGGGGGTGAAGACCCCCGTATAGGTGGCGGGGTTGGAGCGGGGTGTTCTCCCAATGGGGCTCTGGTCCACCAGCACCACGTTGCGCACCTGCTCCATCCCCTCCAGGCCGTCGAAGGCCCCCGGGCGCTCCCGAAATTCCACGTCCAGGGCGCTCCGCAACCCCTTGTAGAGGATTTCGTAAAGGAGGGTGCTCTTTCCGGAACCCGAAACCCCGCTGATGGCTCCCAGCACGTGAAGGGGAAGCTCCACTTCCAGCTCCTGCAGATTGTTCTCCCGACACCCCTTCAGGCGAAGCCTCCCCTCGGGAAGACGGCGGTCCCCTCCCGGGGCACGGACGATCCCGTCGACCTCTCCCCGGAGGTACGCCGCCGTGGAGGATCGGGCGGTCTCCAGGGCCTCCGGCGGTCCCGCAGCGATGATCGAACCCCCATGTTCCCCTGCCCCGGGTCCCAGCTCCACCAGGTAGTCCGCTGCCTGCATGGTTTCCCGATCGTGCTCCACCACCAGCACCGTGTTCCCCAGGTCCCGGATGGCCTTCAGAGTCGTCAGAAGCCGGTCCGTGTCCCGGGGATGCAGCCCGATGGTGGGTTCGTCCAGCACGTAGAGGACCCCGGTCAGTTGGGAACCGATCTGAGTGGCCAGGCGAATCCTCTGGCTCTCTCCCCCGCTCAGGGTGTCCGCCCGGCGATGCAGGGATAGATACCCCGCCCCGACGTCACACAGGAAGGAAAGGCGTTTGCGGATCTCCTCCAGGGCAAGCCCCACGATGCTTCTCTGTTCCGAGGAAAGCTCCAGTCGGTCCAGAAGGGGAAGCAGTCGGTCCACCGGCAGCTCCGTGAGCTCCCCGATCCCGTACCCTCCCAACCGCACCGCCAGTGCCTCGGGACGAAGGCGTTTCCCTCCGCAGGTCTGACAGCGGGTCTCCTCCCGATACATGGAAAGCTCTTCCCGGACCGACTCGGATTCCGTCTGGTTCCAGCGCCTTTCCAACCAGGGGATCAGGCCTTCGTACCGTCCCTGATACTCCGTCTCCCCGTCCCGGTCCTTGAACACCAGGGGGATGCGATCCGGAGACCCCTCCAGGACGGCTCGGCGAACCTCTTCGGGGAGTTCTCCGAAGGGGGGGAGCAGGTCCCACCCCTTCTGCTCCGCCAGCTTCTCCAGTTTGGTCGACATGTAGTGGTGGTTCTTCCAGGGAAGGAGCGCTCCCGCCAGGGCGGGAAGCTCCGGGAGCACCGCCCTCTCCGGGGAGAAGTACTCGTGACTCCCCAGCCCCGAACAGTCCGGGCAGGCCCCGTAGGGGTTGTTGAAGGAAAACAGCCGAGGCTCGATCTCCGGAAGCCCGGTCTGACACTCTGGACACACGTACTTCTCCGTCAACTCCAGAGGGGCAAGACCCTCGGAGTGGAAGAGGACGAACCCCTCCGAAAGCCTCATGGCGGCCTCCACCGCCTCGGAAAGTCGACTGCGCTGCTCCTCCCGGACCCGGAATCGATCCACCAGGGCCTCCACGTGATGCTTCTTGGCCTTGTCCAGAGGAATCTCCTCCTCCAGCCAGAGAAGCGTCCCGTCCACCCTCGCTCGAAGGTATCCCTGCCGACGGAGGGATTCGAAGAGGTTCCGGTGCTCCCCCTTCTTGCCCCGCACCAGGGGTGCGTAGACCTCCACGGGGAGCTGGTCATAGCGCTGCAGCACCAGATCCACCATCTCGTCCACGCTGTGTTTCACCACGGGGCGGCCGCAGGAAGGGCAATGAGGCACTCCGGCCCTCCCAAACAGGAGCCGCAGGTAGTCGTAGATCTCCGTGACGGTGCCCACGGTGGACCGGGGGTTGTGGCTTGTGCCCTTCTGTTCGATGGAGATGGCGGGAGACAGCCCCTGGATTTCGTCCACGTCCGGCTTGTCCTGCATCCCCAGAAACTGCCGCGCGTAGGCGGAGAGGGATTCCACGTAGCGCCTCTGCCCCTCCGCGTAGAGGGTATCGAAGGCCAGGGATGACTTGCCCGATCCGGAGGGACCGGTAACCACCACCAACCGGTTCTTAGGAAGGTCGACGTCGACGTTTCTTAGATTGTGCTGCCTTGCGCCTCGTATCCGAATGCTCTCCCACGCCATGGTGTCCCTCCACGTTGGTGATTTGGTCCCTCAAAGCGGCGGCCTCCTCGAAATCCAGGCGTTCCACCGCCGCCCACATCATTCGCTCCAGCTCCTTGCGATCCACGGAGCCCTTCCGCTGCGGCGTCCGTTCCTCCTGATCCTCCAGAAGTTCCTGGGGCAGGAGGGACTTGATCTCCTTGCGCACCGTGGTGGGGACAATGCCCCTCTCTCGGTTGAAGGTCTCCTGGACTCGACGTCTGCGCTGCGTCTCCTCCACGGCAAGCCTCATGCTGTCCGTGACCCGGTCCCCGTAGAGGATCACCTTGCCCGCCTCGTTGCGC
The sequence above is drawn from the Aminomonas paucivorans DSM 12260 genome and encodes:
- the uvrA gene encoding excinuclease ABC subunit UvrA, with product MAWESIRIRGARQHNLRNVDVDLPKNRLVVVTGPSGSGKSSLAFDTLYAEGQRRYVESLSAYARQFLGMQDKPDVDEIQGLSPAISIEQKGTSHNPRSTVGTVTEIYDYLRLLFGRAGVPHCPSCGRPVVKHSVDEMVDLVLQRYDQLPVEVYAPLVRGKKGEHRNLFESLRRQGYLRARVDGTLLWLEEEIPLDKAKKHHVEALVDRFRVREEQRSRLSEAVEAAMRLSEGFVLFHSEGLAPLELTEKYVCPECQTGLPEIEPRLFSFNNPYGACPDCSGLGSHEYFSPERAVLPELPALAGALLPWKNHHYMSTKLEKLAEQKGWDLLPPFGELPEEVRRAVLEGSPDRIPLVFKDRDGETEYQGRYEGLIPWLERRWNQTESESVREELSMYREETRCQTCGGKRLRPEALAVRLGGYGIGELTELPVDRLLPLLDRLELSSEQRSIVGLALEEIRKRLSFLCDVGAGYLSLHRRADTLSGGESQRIRLATQIGSQLTGVLYVLDEPTIGLHPRDTDRLLTTLKAIRDLGNTVLVVEHDRETMQAADYLVELGPGAGEHGGSIIAAGPPEALETARSSTAAYLRGEVDGIVRAPGGDRRLPEGRLRLKGCRENNLQELEVELPLHVLGAISGVSGSGKSTLLYEILYKGLRSALDVEFRERPGAFDGLEGMEQVRNVVLVDQSPIGRTPRSNPATYTGVFTPIREFFAQLPESKLRGYGPGRFSFNVKGGRCEACGGDGVLRVAMLFLPDVFVQCEVCKGKRYNRETLEVRHRGLSVADVLDLSVDEAVEHFRDLPRIAGKLKVLQEAGLGYIRLGQPAPTLSGGEAQRVKLASELGKRFRGQTLYLLDEPTTGLHYSDVRKLLLLLHRLVEQGNSVWMIEHNLDVLASADYLVDLGPEGGVGGGRLVAAGTPEEVVANGLGHTARFLAPLLPGTDLSPCCRVASPKGRDHR